GGGCCGATTGGCGGTAATCCGAAAGATGTGAAGCTGACCAAAACGTTGATCATCAGCGATTGTACGGTAAGCGCCGACTATCTGGCTCTGCAGCTCTTTGACCTTAAGCTGGATGAGGTGGCGCATGTTCAGGTGGCCTATCAAATGGGGCTGGCCAAATACGCTCCGGAAAAGTTGAAGGTTAAGCGGATTCAATTGTCCTGAAAAAGTTTGCAGATTAAATCGTCTTTCACGGAGGAACTTTGCGTACGGCGCGTCGCATCAGTCAGGTATTGTTCTTTTTGCTGTTTTTATGGCTCTTTTTAATTACGCGATACCCTTACGAGCACGGTATTGCAAGCGACTGGTTTTTACGCCTTAGCCCGCTTTCACCCTTATTCCTGTTTATTAAAGATCTTCAGCTGCACTGGTTTTTGTGGCCTGCGTTAATCATTCTGGCGCTAACCTTATTTTTAGGCCGTTTTTTCTGCGGCTGGATTTGTCCCCTGGGCACGTTGATTGATTTAAGTAGCAAGATCGTTAAATCGCCGGACAACCGTTCTTCTGCCAAACTTCAGAACGTACGCTTTGTTAAGTTTGCGTTGTTGGCTGGATTTGTTCTGCTGGCCATAATGGGCGTTCACTGGTGGGGCTATTTTGATCCGCTGTCTATTTTCAACCGCGCATTGACCGTTGTGTTTTATCCTTTTGCTACCTTTTTGATCGAGCCTGCCTTATTAGGCCTGGCCGATATTGCGCCGCTGGAAACGCCGGCCTACTGGTTGTACGACCATTTTAAGTGGTACGTCATGCCGGAAAATCAGGCGCATTACCAGCAAGTTGTGTGGATCGCTCTTTTCATTTTTCTCATCCTGGCGGCAGAAAAAATATCCCGCCGCTTCTGGTGCCGCTATCTCTGTCCGGCGGGCGCTCTGCTGGGCTTTCTGTCGCAGTTTCGTTTTTACGAACGGCTTGTCGGCGAACAGTGCCCGGTTTGCAATAAATGCGTAACCGATTGCAAGATGAACGCCATCCCGCAGGACGATGTGGGGCGCACCAGCAAGGTGGAGTGTATTGAGTGTTTTAATTGCGGCGAGGTTTGCCCGGAAAATATTAAAGCCATTACGTACCGCTGGCGCTGGAGGCCTTATCATACGTCTGTGGATTATTCTCGCCGACAATTTTTAGGCACTACTGCAGCCAGCATTGCCGCTCTGGGATTACTGTCCGTAAATCTAAAAGATCGTTCGCAAACCGGGCGGCAGGTTCGTCCTCCGGGCGCATTGCCGGAAGATGATTTTAGAGACCGTTGCATCCGTTGTCTGGAATGCGTGCGCGTTTGCGCTTCCAATGGCGCCTGCCTGCAGCCTTCAGGCATTCAGACATCCATTGACGATTTATGGCTGCCCATCGCCAACATGCGGCAGGGCTATTGCGAATATAACTGCAATCTCTGCACCCAGGTTTGTCCCACCGATGCCCTGCTGCCTCTAACTCTGGAGCAGAAAAAGAAGACGCCCATCGGTTTGGCCCATTTTGATAAAAATTTGTGCATCCCTTACGACCGTCACGAAGACTGCCTGGTTTGTGAAGAACACTGCCCCACATTGGATAAAGCCATCAAGTTTGATGTGCGCGATTACACCGACCCCCAGACGGGAATTACGCGCAAGGTAAAATATCCTTATGTGGTAAAAGAGTTGTGCATTGGATGCGGCATTTGTGTGTACAAGTGTCCGCTGGTCGGCGAGCCAGGCATTTTTGTAACCACCAACAACCAGTTAAGGCTGGTGAATATATCCTGAATAATTGTAAAGAAGCCTTTTTAGGATACTCTCATCAAAAGATGGGGCGCTTTATCGTGTTAAATAGCAGACAGATCAACTAATTACGCATCACTCATTATGAAGATGCATGCTCTGTGAGCCTGCTCTGTGAGATAGACCAGTTTCCCTAAATTGTTTTCTTTAGGGGGAATACTTCCTGGTTT
This sequence is a window from Caldithrix abyssi DSM 13497. Protein-coding genes within it:
- a CDS encoding 4Fe-4S binding protein, whose product is MRTARRISQVLFFLLFLWLFLITRYPYEHGIASDWFLRLSPLSPLFLFIKDLQLHWFLWPALIILALTLFLGRFFCGWICPLGTLIDLSSKIVKSPDNRSSAKLQNVRFVKFALLAGFVLLAIMGVHWWGYFDPLSIFNRALTVVFYPFATFLIEPALLGLADIAPLETPAYWLYDHFKWYVMPENQAHYQQVVWIALFIFLILAAEKISRRFWCRYLCPAGALLGFLSQFRFYERLVGEQCPVCNKCVTDCKMNAIPQDDVGRTSKVECIECFNCGEVCPENIKAITYRWRWRPYHTSVDYSRRQFLGTTAASIAALGLLSVNLKDRSQTGRQVRPPGALPEDDFRDRCIRCLECVRVCASNGACLQPSGIQTSIDDLWLPIANMRQGYCEYNCNLCTQVCPTDALLPLTLEQKKKTPIGLAHFDKNLCIPYDRHEDCLVCEEHCPTLDKAIKFDVRDYTDPQTGITRKVKYPYVVKELCIGCGICVYKCPLVGEPGIFVTTNNQLRLVNIS